The genomic window CTCACGGACCCGGTCGTCGTGCCAGGCGTTGACCGTGCTGCGGTCGATGATCTTCTGGCCGGCCGGCAGGGCCGCGACCAGTTCGGGAGCGGTCGGCCCCCACATGCTGTCGGCCGCGGTGGTGGTGACGACCAAGGGGATGCCCAACACCGTCGCCGCCCGGGCCAGCGCCACCGCGTTGTGCTTGAGCTCGCCGAGCGGGATGTCCCGGACGCCGGACAGCAGGCCGACCTGGTGGTCGACGAGCACCACGGCGGCGTTCTCCCGCGTGATCGATTCCAGGAACTTGCTGCGCTCGGTCATCGTCCGCTCCTTCGGTCGAGCCATGGGCGTATTAGTCACCAATCTTGATAGTCAAGTTCAGTGACTACTTCTGACGCTATACCCCGGCCCCCCGGTGCGCAAGCACCGACTAAACTCGCTGGTCAGATGGCAGAGCGGCGGACGACCAGCACGACGACCAGTACGACGACCACCGGAACGGGAGCGGCGTTGACCGGGCACCAGAGCGCGGAACCGGACCTCGGCGTGCTCACGGCCCAGGTGCTCTTCTCCGTGCAGCGCGAACTGTTCGGCGCACTCGCCGAGCAGGGCTTCGACGACATCCAGCCCCGGGCCGGCGCCGTCCTCGCCTACCTGCGGGCCGACGGCATCCGGGCCAGCGAACTGGCCCGCGTCTCCGGACAGCACAAGCAGGTCATCGGCACCCTCGTCGACGACCTCGAACGCCTGGGCTACGTCGAGCGCAGGCCCGACCCGGCGGACCGCCGCGCCAAGCTGGTCTGCCCCACCGACCGCGGGCTGCTCCAGATGGCAGCCGCCACCGCCATCATGCGCGCGATCGAGGACCGCCATGCCAAGGCGCTGGGCGCCCAGGAGTACGCCGCCTTCAAGACCGCCCTCCACCGCGTGGCCGAACTCCAGCGCACCGCCCGGCACGACGGCCGGGACACCGGCACGCCGTCCGGAGGCCCGGGCGAGGAGTAGGGCCAACGCGACATCCCGGACTGGACCGCGGCGCTGGACCAGGTGGTGGACCACTCGGGCAGCGTCCGGCAAGGCCCTGGCACCGCCCGCGCAGAGCGCCGCCCTCGCCGCGTGCACCCAGAACGCGGGCTCGGGGGTGCTGCAGAACTGCGGTGCCGCGCCGGCGATCTCGGGGATCGGCCAGCGGCTGAACACCCCGCAGGGCGCGCCGCTGACCGTGGCCGGACTGAAGGGGAAAGCCGTCCTGATCGACTTCTGGGCCTACTCCTGCACCAAGGACGAGTCCCTGACGGCAAAGGCGAACGCCGGGATCACCCTCACCTACCAGGCCGCCGACATCTACCTCGACGTCGGCGGCACCGGCACCATCACCGCGACGGCCGACGGGCGGACCACGACCTACCCCGTCTCCGGCGCACCGGACATCTACACCCTGCTCAACCGCGCGACACCCGAACGGGGTTCACTCCAGGTGACCCTCTCCCCGGGCTTGAGCGCCTACTCCTTCACCTTCGGCCGACCAGTCGAACGAGTGAATCCGGCGACGGCTGCGCACTGCCCGGCCTCCTCGCCCGTACCGGCGTCCGCAGCCACCGCGAATCCCACCGGACCGCCGGTCTCGAACCCCTGGAGGGACC from Kitasatospora sp. NBC_01250 includes these protein-coding regions:
- a CDS encoding MarR family winged helix-turn-helix transcriptional regulator encodes the protein MAERRTTSTTTSTTTTGTGAALTGHQSAEPDLGVLTAQVLFSVQRELFGALAEQGFDDIQPRAGAVLAYLRADGIRASELARVSGQHKQVIGTLVDDLERLGYVERRPDPADRRAKLVCPTDRGLLQMAAATAIMRAIEDRHAKALGAQEYAAFKTALHRVAELQRTARHDGRDTGTPSGGPGEE